A section of the Harmonia axyridis chromosome 2, icHarAxyr1.1, whole genome shotgun sequence genome encodes:
- the LOC123672193 gene encoding tigger transposable element-derived protein 4-like, giving the protein MILVADADPRELEDVRHSRFTKKPESSIGSKYLVRFSLSYWKRRSGICQVCGDINKVSDEGCTEWQRVTLPNLLKNYQAEDIFNADETGLFFNCLPDNTLTFKNQKYHGGKISKQRVTLMIGTNMNGSEKLKLLLIGRSSEPHCFRGIKWLPLDYRANKNA; this is encoded by the exons ATGATTTTAGTTGCAGATGCAGATCCTCGGGAACTCGAGGATGTACGACACAGCCGATTCACGAAGAAACCCGAATCATCGATCGGGTCGAAATATTTGGTCCGTTTTAGCTTATCCTACTGGAAACGAAG atctGGAATATGTCAGGTTTGTGGAGATATCAATAAGGTGAGCGACGAGGGCTGCACTGAATGGCAAAGGGTTACTTTacctaatttattgaaaaattaccaaGCAGAGGACATTTTCAATGCAGATGAGACgggtttatttttcaattgtctTCCAGATAACACATTAACTTTCAAAAACCAAAAATACCATGGAGGAAAGATTAGTAAACAGAGGGTTACATTGATGATTGGTACGAACATGAATGGCTCAGAAAAACTTAAATTGCTCTTGATAGGTAGAAGTAGTGAACCTCACTGTTTTCGAGGTATTAAATGGTTGCCTCTGGACTATCGAGCAAATAAAAATGCATGA